In Flavobacterium praedii, the DNA window TTTCCAAACTGTGTGAAAAACTCCTTTTGTGGTCTTTTCTTTTCCAGAAGCGTCTTTAGTGGTCCATTTGTATTTGCCATAGCTAGAAGCCATGTCACCGGCATCAGAAACAATTACGGCATCAGGAGACCAAGTTATAGTTGGATTTTGAAGTTTTAGGTTTAAGTAATAATTTTTAATATTGGTTTTGCCAATGATTAAAGTGTCTTGTTCTCTTTTGATGACTGCATTAGAATCGGCGAATTGATAAAAACCTTCAGCAGGACCTTTTTCAGCTACTAATTTTTCAAAATCTTTTTCTGTCTTAACAATTTCTAATTTGACATATGTTAAGTTTTT includes these proteins:
- a CDS encoding YybH family protein; translation: MKNFITLFIILSTFASCSPKSESKNLTYVKLEIVKTEKDFEKLVAEKGPAEGFYQFADSNAVIKREQDTLIIGKTNIKNYYLNLKLQNPTITWSPDAVIVSDAGDMASSYGKYKWTTKDASGKEKTTKGVFHTVWKKQKDGSWKYIWD